Proteins encoded in a region of the Flavobacteriales bacterium genome:
- a CDS encoding T9SS type A sorting domain-containing protein → MKHTRLLSFSSLLILAFLLPLAHWAQYQTPNTGVNWDMGDLVAASGGTVTGNATGGYLIHDDLILSETDTLNIAGGVLIAVNNAEALMEIYGTLYLGEEGSSTTIFPFSSIETYEGWRFESTSTVLIESVDFEGGGGLKVLTENFTIRYSGVNEQQHIATNNAALEFFGGSPVVFFCDFQDNQGSAISTPSNIPCSPLITSCVFVNNNTENTNRPQINLGPSLPDVPTILNNVIVSSDGLYDQVGGIACASLFGDPSSYIVQNSQINMNRYGLAFIGGNIDATVYTSAFTDNDIQGDPLLGGSGINLNGTASSSALLYDNYFAGNLWGITVQNDFQLDLGNPDITADSPGNNTFSENGNGGVTYALYNNTPSPIPAVNNCWIEGQISLYEEIEEVIYHELDDASLGFVDYSFAQCAVGVGLEENTAQAMTVYPSPASSEIRVILPPAFQMGDIEIIDLNGRSIKTVQNVRSEMAIDVSDLEPGTYLISLSKDKEAVQQLILID, encoded by the coding sequence ATGAAACACACCCGACTCCTCTCCTTTTCTTCTCTGCTTATTCTCGCGTTTCTTCTGCCACTAGCCCACTGGGCGCAGTACCAGACGCCCAACACCGGAGTGAACTGGGACATGGGTGATCTCGTGGCGGCAAGTGGAGGCACAGTGACAGGAAATGCCACAGGGGGCTACTTGATCCATGATGATCTGATCCTCTCTGAGACCGATACCTTGAACATCGCTGGAGGTGTTCTCATTGCAGTGAACAATGCTGAGGCCTTGATGGAGATCTACGGCACCCTATATCTGGGTGAAGAAGGAAGCAGTACGACCATATTTCCTTTCTCAAGCATAGAGACTTATGAAGGATGGCGATTCGAGTCCACGTCCACGGTCCTGATCGAATCAGTGGACTTCGAAGGAGGTGGTGGACTGAAGGTGTTGACAGAGAATTTCACCATACGGTACTCTGGGGTCAATGAGCAGCAGCACATTGCCACCAACAATGCAGCACTGGAATTCTTCGGAGGAAGTCCGGTGGTCTTTTTCTGTGATTTCCAGGATAATCAAGGGTCAGCTATCAGCACACCCTCCAATATCCCTTGTTCTCCTTTGATCACGAGCTGCGTATTCGTCAATAACAATACCGAGAACACCAATCGACCACAGATCAATCTGGGTCCCTCCCTTCCCGATGTACCTACCATACTTAATAATGTCATCGTTAGTTCCGATGGGCTCTATGATCAGGTAGGTGGAATCGCCTGCGCCTCACTTTTCGGGGATCCGAGCAGCTACATCGTCCAGAATTCTCAGATCAATATGAATCGATACGGGCTGGCCTTCATCGGAGGGAATATCGATGCCACGGTATATACAAGCGCCTTTACCGATAATGACATACAAGGGGATCCCCTACTCGGTGGCAGTGGAATCAATTTGAATGGTACGGCCTCCTCCTCTGCTCTGCTCTATGACAATTATTTCGCGGGCAATCTCTGGGGGATCACCGTGCAGAACGATTTCCAACTCGATCTCGGCAATCCGGATATTACCGCAGATAGTCCGGGCAATAATACATTCAGTGAGAACGGGAATGGCGGTGTGACCTATGCGCTTTACAACAACACCCCCTCTCCCATCCCAGCAGTGAACAATTGCTGGATAGAAGGTCAGATATCGCTCTATGAAGAGATCGAAGAGGTGATCTATCATGAACTGGATGATGCCTCACTCGGCTTCGTGGATTATTCCTTTGCCCAGTGTGCCGTGGGAGTGGGTCTGGAGGAAAATACCGCTCAAGCCATGACGGTCTATCCCAGTCCGGCCTCTTCTGAGATCCGTGTCATTCTCCCTCCTGCCTTTCAAATGGGGGATATCGAGATCATCGACCTGAATGGACGGAGTATAAAGACCGTGCAGAATGTGCGCTCCGAAATGGCGATAGATGTCTCTGATCTTGAGCCGGGGACCTATCTGATCTCTCTCAGCAAGGATAAGGAAGCGGTTCAGCAGCTGATCCTCATCGATTGA
- a CDS encoding SRPBCC domain-containing protein encodes MSDFDWSRFKRSIFIQADPARVFQAWTTPEQVATWFLEEARYTAPDGTERRPDETIQEGDSYTWKWWNYPHTEQGTITRLDRDKRHMEFTFASDKCTCTVDVEVREGDTLLRLEQSGMPTDDETKKNLHLGCSNGWSFWMVNLKSWLENDQLLHDRQSRHKTEEFEFCELINR; translated from the coding sequence ATGAGTGATTTCGACTGGAGCCGATTCAAGCGCTCCATTTTCATACAAGCCGACCCGGCTAGGGTATTCCAAGCATGGACCACCCCAGAGCAAGTAGCTACCTGGTTCTTAGAAGAAGCCCGCTATACCGCACCGGACGGTACGGAAAGAAGACCTGATGAGACCATTCAGGAAGGCGATAGCTATACCTGGAAATGGTGGAACTATCCGCACACCGAACAAGGTACCATCACCCGGCTGGATAGGGACAAGCGGCATATGGAATTCACCTTTGCATCAGATAAGTGCACATGCACTGTAGATGTAGAGGTGAGGGAAGGCGACACCTTGCTCCGATTGGAGCAGAGCGGCATGCCTACCGATGATGAGACCAAGAAGAACCTCCATTTGGGCTGCAGCAACGGCTGGAGTTTCTGGATGGTCAATCTCAAGAGTTGGTTGGAGAACGACCAATTGCTTCATGACCGTCAATCCCGACACAAGACGGAGGAGTTCGAGTTTTGCGAGTTGATCAATCGATGA
- a CDS encoding nuclear transport factor 2 family protein — protein MSLKDKISEMYGMVGQGQSLEAFEKFYHDDVKMIECTGEVREGKEANREFQKNWYSQVDQVHDGGVRAVTADDEAGVTMVETWTDMSFKDGNRMKMEEVARQKWKDGKIIEERFYYDTRGMEPQS, from the coding sequence ATGAGTTTGAAAGACAAGATATCAGAGATGTACGGAATGGTGGGCCAAGGGCAGAGCCTGGAGGCCTTTGAGAAGTTCTATCACGATGATGTCAAAATGATCGAGTGTACCGGAGAGGTACGCGAGGGGAAAGAGGCCAACCGGGAATTCCAGAAGAATTGGTATAGCCAAGTGGATCAAGTGCACGATGGCGGAGTACGAGCTGTAACAGCCGATGATGAAGCTGGAGTCACCATGGTCGAGACTTGGACCGATATGAGCTTCAAGGACGGCAATCGCATGAAGATGGAAGAAGTCGCCCGTCAGAAATGGAAGGATGGCAAAATCATCGAAGAGCGTTTCTACTACGATACCAGAGGCATGGAGCCACAGTCTTAG